A section of the Leptotrichia wadei genome encodes:
- a CDS encoding excalibur calcium-binding domain-containing protein: MLKIVRKLDQKAIKISKGEPGYARHLDRDRDGIACESK, from the coding sequence ATTTTAAAAATTGTAAGGAAGCTAGATCAAAAGGCTATAAAAATATCAAAGGGTGAGCCTGGATATGCAAGACATTTAGACAGGGATAGAGATGGGATCGCTTGTGAAAGTAAATAA
- a CDS encoding excalibur calcium-binding domain-containing protein → MKKLFVILTLAFISTNAFTETLYFKNCKEARSKGYKNIKG, encoded by the coding sequence ATGAAAAAATTATTTGTAATTTTGACATTAGCATTTATCAGTACTAATGCATTTACGGAAACATTATATTTTAAAAATTGTAAGGAAGCTAGATCAAAAGGCTATAAAAATATCAAAGGGTGA